From the Streptomyces sp. Tu 2975 genome, one window contains:
- a CDS encoding low molecular weight phosphatase family protein — translation MTAPEGRGIAETSSTGQAFRILHVSTGNVCRSPITERLTRHALSDRLGDPLTGGLIVESAGTWGHEGAPMEANAEIVLADFGADASGFVGRELLDEHVIRADLVLTATRDHRAQVISMGHSAGLRTFTLKEFTRLVRAIDPATLPDPREDGVVERARALVRAAAALRGWLLAPSPDADEVFDPYGAPITFFRSIGDEIHQALDPVVTALTGVRARS, via the coding sequence TTGACCGCCCCTGAGGGGCGTGGCATAGCGGAAACCAGCAGCACGGGCCAGGCCTTCCGCATCCTCCACGTCAGCACCGGCAACGTCTGCCGCTCGCCCATCACCGAGCGGCTGACCCGCCATGCCCTGAGCGACCGCCTCGGCGATCCCCTCACGGGCGGCCTGATCGTGGAGAGCGCGGGCACATGGGGCCATGAGGGCGCCCCGATGGAGGCCAACGCCGAGATCGTCCTCGCGGACTTCGGAGCGGACGCGAGCGGGTTCGTCGGGCGTGAACTGCTCGACGAGCACGTCATCCGCGCGGACCTCGTCCTGACGGCCACGCGCGACCACCGCGCGCAGGTCATCTCGATGGGCCACTCGGCGGGTCTGCGGACCTTCACGCTCAAGGAGTTCACCCGCCTCGTACGCGCCATAGACCCGGCGACCCTCCCCGATCCGCGCGAGGACGGCGTCGTCGAGCGTGCGCGCGCGCTGGTGCGGGCGGCGGCGGCCCTGCGGGGGTGGCTGCTGGCGCCGAGCCCCGACGCGGACGAGGTGTTCGATCCGTACGGGGCGCCGATCACGTTCTTCCGCTCGATCGGCGACGAGATCCATCAGGCGCTGGACCCGGTCGTCACGGCGCTGACGGGGGTCCGGGCGCGGTCCTGA
- a CDS encoding MraY family glycosyltransferase, protein MRDYLLTLCVTAAVTYLLTGPVRKFAIATGAMPEIRARDVHREPTPRLGGIAMFFGLCAGLLVADHLENLNSVFELSNEPRALLSGAALIWIIGVLDDKFEIDALIKLGGQMIAAGVMVVQGLTILWIPVPGVGTVSLTSWQGTLLTVALVVITINAVNFVDGLDGLAAGMVCIAAAAFFLYAYRIWFSYGIEAASPATLFTAILMGMCLGFLPHNMHPARIFMGDSGSMLIGLVLAAAAISVTGQVDMDALRIFEGGTRQATHAALPVFIPLLLPLTIIAIPIADLLLAIVRRTWKGQSPFAADRGHLHHRLLEVGHSHSRAVLIMYFWSALIAFGVVAYSIHSKSMWIVLAVVVLSAIGLVLLLLPRFTPRAPRWAEGVVPPRYRRRSRSAAATAGAPDHHGKAAPEQEEEQRVPVGVGVSGVNGATAVGPRARFPERGRADRADSTR, encoded by the coding sequence GTGCGTGATTACCTGCTGACGCTATGTGTCACGGCCGCGGTGACGTATCTGCTCACCGGGCCGGTGAGGAAGTTCGCCATCGCCACCGGCGCGATGCCGGAGATCCGCGCACGCGACGTCCACCGTGAGCCGACACCCCGGCTCGGCGGCATCGCCATGTTCTTCGGCCTGTGTGCCGGTCTGCTGGTCGCCGACCATCTGGAGAACCTGAACAGCGTCTTCGAGCTGTCGAACGAACCACGCGCGCTGCTCTCCGGCGCCGCCCTGATCTGGATCATCGGCGTCCTGGACGACAAGTTCGAGATCGACGCCCTGATCAAACTGGGCGGCCAGATGATCGCCGCGGGCGTGATGGTCGTACAGGGCCTGACGATCCTGTGGATCCCGGTCCCGGGCGTGGGAACCGTCTCGCTGACGAGCTGGCAGGGGACGCTGCTCACCGTCGCCCTCGTCGTCATCACCATCAACGCGGTGAACTTCGTCGACGGCCTCGACGGTCTCGCGGCCGGCATGGTGTGCATCGCCGCCGCGGCATTCTTCCTCTACGCGTACCGGATCTGGTTCAGCTACGGCATCGAGGCGGCGTCCCCCGCCACCCTGTTCACCGCGATCCTGATGGGCATGTGCCTGGGCTTCCTGCCGCACAACATGCACCCCGCCAGGATCTTCATGGGCGACTCCGGCTCGATGCTGATCGGACTCGTCCTCGCGGCGGCCGCGATCTCCGTGACCGGTCAGGTGGACATGGACGCCCTGCGGATCTTCGAGGGCGGTACCCGCCAGGCCACGCACGCGGCGCTGCCGGTCTTCATCCCGCTGCTGCTGCCGCTGACGATCATCGCGATCCCGATCGCCGACCTGCTGCTGGCGATCGTCCGCCGTACCTGGAAGGGCCAGTCCCCGTTCGCGGCGGACCGCGGCCACCTCCACCACCGCCTCCTCGAGGTCGGCCACTCCCACAGCCGGGCCGTGCTGATCATGTACTTCTGGTCGGCGCTGATCGCCTTCGGCGTCGTCGCGTACTCCATCCACTCGAAGTCCATGTGGATCGTGCTGGCCGTGGTGGTCCTGAGCGCCATCGGCCTGGTGCTGTTGCTGCTGCCGCGCTTCACACCGCGGGCACCGCGCTGGGCGGAGGGCGTCGTCCCGCCGCGCTACCGCCGCCGTTCGAGGTCCGCGGCGGCCACGGCCGGCGCTCCCGACCACCACGGCAAGGCGGCTCCGGAGCAGGAGGAGGAGCAGCGCGTCCCGGTCGGGGTGGGCGTCAGCGGCGTCAACGGCGCGACGGCCGTGGGACCACGGGCCCGCTTCCCGGAGCGGGGCAGGGCGGACAGGGCGGACTCCACCCGCTGA
- the prmC gene encoding peptide chain release factor N(5)-glutamine methyltransferase has product MNLLLAEVAQATQRLADAGVPSPRFDAEELAAFVHGVKRGELHNVKDADFDARYWEAVARREAREPLQHITGRAFFRFLELQVGPGVFVPRPETESVVGWAIEAVRAMDVVEPLIIDLCSGSGAIALAMAQEVPRSRVHAVELSEDALKWTRKNAEGSRVTVHHGDALTALPELDGQVDLVISNPPYIPLTEWEYVAPEARDHDPQMALFSGEDGLDTIRGIERTAHRLLRPGGLVVIEHADTQGGQVPWIFNEESGWADAADHPDLNKRPRFATARKAMP; this is encoded by the coding sequence GTGAACCTGCTGCTTGCCGAGGTGGCCCAAGCCACCCAGCGGCTGGCCGACGCCGGCGTGCCGTCACCGCGGTTCGACGCGGAGGAGCTCGCCGCGTTCGTGCACGGCGTGAAGCGGGGAGAGCTCCACAACGTCAAGGACGCGGACTTCGACGCGCGCTACTGGGAGGCCGTCGCCCGCCGAGAGGCGCGCGAGCCGCTCCAGCACATCACCGGGCGTGCCTTCTTCCGCTTCCTGGAGCTTCAGGTCGGCCCCGGAGTGTTCGTGCCGCGCCCCGAGACCGAGTCGGTCGTCGGCTGGGCGATAGAAGCCGTACGCGCCATGGACGTCGTCGAGCCGCTCATCATCGACCTGTGCTCCGGCTCCGGTGCCATCGCCCTCGCGATGGCCCAGGAGGTGCCGCGTTCGCGCGTGCACGCCGTGGAGCTGTCCGAGGACGCCCTGAAGTGGACCCGCAAGAACGCCGAAGGGTCCCGCGTCACCGTCCACCACGGCGACGCCCTCACCGCGCTGCCCGAGCTCGACGGCCAGGTCGATCTCGTCATCTCCAACCCGCCGTACATCCCGCTCACCGAGTGGGAGTACGTCGCACCCGAGGCGCGCGACCACGACCCGCAGATGGCCCTGTTCTCCGGCGAGGACGGCCTGGACACCATCCGCGGCATCGAACGCACCGCGCACCGGCTGCTGCGGCCCGGCGGCCTCGTCGTCATCGAGCACGCCGACACCCAGGGCGGGCAGGTGCCGTGGATCTTCAACGAGGAATCCGGCTGGGCCGACGCAGCCGACCACCCCGACCTGAACAAGCGGCCGCGGTTCGCCACCGCCCGCAAGGCCATGCCATGA
- the prfA gene encoding peptide chain release factor 1: MFEAVEELIGEHADLEKKLADPSVHADQANARKLNKRYAELTPIVGTYRAWKQTGEDIGTARELAQDEPEFAAEVKDLEKQREALTEKLRLLLVPRDPSDDKDVILEVKAGAGGDESALFAGDLLRMYLRYAERVGWKTEIIDSTESELGGYKDVQVAVKTKGGQGATEPGQGVWARLKYEGGVHRVQRVPATESQGRIHTSAAGVLVTPEAEEIDVEIHANDLRIDVYRSSGPGGQSVNTTDSAVRITHLPTGIVASCQNEKSQLQNKEQAMRILRSRLLAAAQEEAESKAADARRSQVRTVDRSEKIRTYNFPENRISDHRVGFKAYNLDQVLDGDLDAVIQACVDADSAAKLAAAQ; this comes from the coding sequence ATGTTCGAAGCGGTCGAGGAACTGATCGGCGAGCACGCCGATCTCGAGAAGAAGCTCGCCGACCCTTCGGTCCACGCCGACCAGGCGAACGCGCGCAAGCTGAACAAGCGCTACGCCGAGCTGACGCCCATCGTCGGCACGTACCGCGCCTGGAAGCAGACCGGTGAGGACATCGGGACGGCTCGTGAACTGGCCCAGGACGAACCGGAGTTCGCCGCCGAGGTGAAGGACCTGGAGAAGCAGCGCGAGGCGCTCACCGAGAAGCTGCGGCTGCTGCTGGTCCCGCGCGACCCCAGTGACGACAAGGACGTCATCCTCGAGGTCAAGGCCGGTGCGGGCGGCGACGAGTCCGCCCTGTTCGCGGGCGACCTGCTGCGGATGTACCTGCGCTACGCGGAGCGCGTCGGCTGGAAGACCGAGATCATCGACTCGACCGAGTCCGAGCTCGGCGGCTACAAGGACGTCCAGGTGGCCGTCAAGACCAAGGGCGGCCAGGGCGCGACCGAGCCGGGCCAGGGCGTCTGGGCGCGGCTGAAGTACGAGGGCGGCGTGCACCGCGTGCAGCGCGTGCCCGCCACCGAGTCCCAGGGCCGTATCCACACCTCCGCGGCCGGCGTGCTGGTCACGCCCGAGGCCGAGGAGATCGACGTCGAGATCCACGCCAACGACCTGCGCATCGACGTCTACCGCTCCTCCGGACCCGGCGGTCAGTCCGTCAACACGACCGACTCCGCCGTGCGCATCACGCACCTGCCGACCGGAATCGTCGCCTCCTGCCAGAACGAGAAGAGCCAGCTCCAGAACAAGGAGCAGGCCATGCGTATCCTGCGCTCCAGGCTGCTCGCCGCAGCCCAGGAGGAGGCCGAGAGCAAGGCCGCGGACGCCCGCCGCAGCCAGGTCCGAACGGTCGACCGGTCGGAGAAGATCCGTACGTACAACTTCCCGGAAAACCGGATCTCGGACCACCGCGTCGGCTTCAAGGCGTACAACTTGGACCAGGTGCTCGACGGTGACCTGGACGCAGTCATCCAGGCGTGCGTCGACGCCGACTCCGCCGCCAAGCTCGCGGCTGCCCAGTAG
- a CDS encoding LCP family protein — translation MSEQSSSGGRIRGGGRRRKQPTKARRAWTAVAWVAAALVLVGGSGLGLLYFKLNGNLQGVDIKTALGEDRPKNVDNGSMDILVLGSDSRSGANSGYGDDDGAARSDTAMVVHVYQGHKTASVVSVPRDTLVGRPDCTGRDGTDVPGDERAMFNSAYEIGGPACAVKTVEAMSGIRMDHYIEVDFTGFKKLIDELGGVDITTTRPINDSKSHLNLPPGTDSLDGEQALGLVRTRKSVGDGSDLGRIQLQQAFMKAFIEQVKDVGVFSSPKKLLDLADAGTRAITPDSELDSVNELMGFAKGLSALGAEDVNMITMPVEYDPADPNRVVPVETGARQVWTALKQDRPIPASAVQGSAGDQGDAATVVKSP, via the coding sequence ATGAGCGAGCAGAGCAGCAGCGGTGGCCGAATACGGGGAGGCGGCAGACGCCGCAAGCAGCCCACGAAGGCCCGCCGGGCCTGGACGGCCGTGGCGTGGGTCGCGGCCGCCCTCGTGCTCGTCGGTGGCTCCGGTCTCGGCCTTCTCTACTTCAAGCTCAACGGGAACCTCCAGGGCGTCGACATCAAGACGGCACTGGGTGAGGACCGCCCGAAGAACGTCGACAACGGCTCCATGGACATCCTGGTGCTCGGCTCCGACTCACGCTCCGGCGCGAACTCCGGGTACGGCGACGACGACGGCGCCGCCCGGTCCGACACCGCGATGGTCGTGCACGTCTACCAGGGCCACAAGACCGCGAGCGTCGTGTCCGTACCGCGCGACACCCTGGTGGGGCGGCCCGACTGCACCGGCCGTGACGGCACCGATGTTCCCGGCGACGAGCGGGCGATGTTCAACAGTGCCTATGAGATCGGCGGCCCCGCGTGCGCCGTGAAGACGGTCGAGGCGATGTCCGGCATCCGCATGGACCACTACATCGAGGTCGACTTCACGGGCTTCAAGAAGCTCATCGACGAGCTCGGCGGCGTCGACATCACCACCACCCGGCCGATCAACGACAGCAAGAGCCACCTGAACCTCCCGCCCGGCACCGACAGCCTGGACGGGGAGCAGGCGCTCGGCCTCGTACGCACCCGCAAGAGCGTCGGCGACGGCAGCGACCTCGGCCGCATCCAGCTCCAGCAGGCCTTCATGAAGGCTTTCATCGAGCAGGTCAAGGACGTCGGCGTGTTCAGCAGCCCGAAGAAGCTCCTGGACCTCGCCGACGCCGGCACCAGGGCGATCACGCCCGACTCCGAGCTGGACTCGGTGAACGAGCTGATGGGCTTCGCCAAGGGGCTCAGCGCCCTGGGTGCGGAGGACGTCAACATGATCACCATGCCGGTGGAGTACGACCCCGCCGACCCCAACCGCGTCGTTCCCGTAGAGACCGGCGCCCGGCAGGTGTGGACGGCGCTCAAGCAGGACAGGCCGATCCCGGCCTCCGCGGTCCAGGGTTCGGCAGGCGACCAGGGCGACGCCGCCACCGTCGTGAAGAGCCCGTAA
- a CDS encoding L-threonylcarbamoyladenylate synthase, translating to MARRYDCNDATDRTTGLREAASAVRRGELVVLPTDTVYGIGADAFSPEAVADLLEAKGRGRNMPTPVLIGSPNTLHGLVTDFSEQAWELVDAYWPGALTLVTKHQPSLQWNLGDTRGTVAIRMPLHPVAIELLTEVGPMAVSSANLTGHPSPEDCDAAQGMLGDSVSVYLDGGPTPGIVPSSIVDVTGKVPVLLREGALSADELRKVVPDLEVAN from the coding sequence ATGGCTCGGCGATACGACTGCAACGACGCGACGGATCGCACCACCGGCCTGCGCGAGGCCGCATCGGCCGTCCGCCGCGGAGAGCTCGTCGTGCTGCCCACCGACACCGTGTACGGCATCGGTGCGGACGCCTTCAGTCCCGAGGCCGTCGCCGACCTGCTCGAGGCCAAGGGGCGTGGCCGGAACATGCCCACCCCTGTCCTCATCGGCTCGCCCAACACCCTGCACGGGCTCGTCACCGACTTCTCCGAGCAGGCCTGGGAGCTCGTCGACGCCTACTGGCCCGGCGCGCTGACCCTGGTCACCAAGCACCAGCCGTCCCTGCAGTGGAACCTCGGGGACACCCGTGGCACCGTCGCGATCCGGATGCCGCTGCACCCGGTCGCCATCGAACTGCTCACCGAGGTCGGCCCGATGGCCGTCTCCAGCGCCAACCTCACGGGACACCCCTCGCCCGAGGACTGCGACGCCGCCCAGGGGATGCTCGGCGACTCCGTCTCCGTCTACCTCGACGGCGGCCCGACGCCCGGCATCGTGCCGTCGTCGATCGTCGACGTCACCGGCAAGGTGCCGGTCCTGCTGCGTGAGGGCGCCCTGTCCGCGGACGAGCTGCGCAAGGTCGTACCAGACCTCGAGGTGGCCAATTGA
- the rpmE gene encoding 50S ribosomal protein L31, giving the protein MKRDIHPEYVETQVSCTCGASFTTRSTIQSGSVRAEVCSECHPFYTGKQKILDTGGRVARFEARFGKAAGSAKK; this is encoded by the coding sequence TTGAAGCGCGACATCCACCCCGAGTACGTCGAGACCCAGGTCAGCTGCACCTGCGGCGCGTCGTTCACCACGCGTAGCACGATCCAGAGCGGCAGCGTCCGCGCCGAGGTCTGCTCCGAGTGCCACCCGTTCTACACGGGCAAGCAGAAGATCCTCGACACCGGTGGCCGTGTGGCCCGCTTCGAGGCCCGCTTCGGCAAGGCTGCCGGCTCCGCCAAGAAGTAG